A genomic stretch from Cloacibacterium caeni includes:
- a CDS encoding GH25 family lysozyme: protein MSKTNPKSTKRKKIHKTRRKNYLFRRYILLAILGLTLLGTGLYLRDKVAFYYAMYFEKFVHKNLKNSEEETARINKIVTEYNDKIFGFDISHYQHKRDIKWDSLTIANGSIPLEFVIMRASMGNRKKDKHFDDFWELAKENNLTRGAYHFYRADEDPILQANNFLESVHLESGDLRPVLDIERIPRRKSKEKLIEDLKVWCKIIEEKYGEKPIIYTYYHYYKDYLRGEFDDYPLWLANYNDVLVPSEEDSWKMWQFTEKGIVKGINVKVDLNIYNGNSWSFSELKLD from the coding sequence ATGTCAAAAACCAATCCAAAATCTACCAAAAGAAAAAAAATCCATAAAACCAGACGAAAAAATTATCTTTTTCGCAGATATATTTTGTTGGCCATTTTAGGATTAACCTTGCTAGGAACTGGGCTTTACCTCAGAGACAAAGTGGCATTTTATTACGCCATGTATTTTGAGAAATTTGTACATAAAAACTTAAAAAATTCAGAAGAAGAAACCGCCAGAATCAATAAAATCGTCACTGAATATAATGACAAAATTTTTGGTTTCGACATTTCTCATTATCAGCATAAACGAGACATAAAATGGGACAGCCTCACTATCGCCAATGGTTCTATTCCATTAGAGTTTGTCATTATGAGAGCTTCTATGGGAAATCGAAAAAAAGATAAACATTTTGATGATTTTTGGGAATTAGCCAAAGAAAATAATCTTACAAGAGGTGCTTATCATTTTTATCGTGCAGACGAAGATCCTATTTTACAAGCCAATAATTTCTTAGAAAGTGTACATTTAGAAAGCGGAGATTTACGACCGGTTTTAGACATCGAAAGAATTCCCAGAAGAAAATCTAAGGAAAAACTGATAGAAGATTTGAAAGTTTGGTGTAAAATTATAGAAGAAAAATACGGTGAAAAACCCATTATTTACACCTATTACCATTATTACAAAGATTATTTGCGAGGCGAGTTTGACGATTATCCACTTTGGTTAGCCAATTACAATGATGTTTTAGTTCCTTCGGAAGAAGACTCGTGGAAAATGTGGCAATTCACGGAAAAAGGCATCGTAAAAGGAATTAATGTAAAAGTA